From the genome of Ectobacillus sp. JY-23, one region includes:
- a CDS encoding DUF58 domain-containing protein: MRGQRLEVVPLLLQDHIIKLTIPIALVCVLFFGYTPLSFLLIAYYLLAAFVHHYVRHMEQHIIVHDSARAMRLFPNESGVISIVIENRAKLPLVNGSCMFRTDAKLQSETSAHHVSENMISFPFVLGAHARQQWDFTFTAVKRGAYHIKRLECIVSDPFHLTHIHLPTIHKLKTEILVYPALQTVNGLQQLHQETSGTYKTTLSYYRDEAELLGIKPYERESFRSIHWKASAKTQQLQAKVYQPVRNLSWSICLCLASSRAVGWKANMEELISYTAYICKYAAEKKIPFELFISVMTEKGPVHISMKEGIPNVVLALEDLARLSQEHVLIQGNRFVHYYMSKREPSATLIFVGVNKEHIPATPASMYIVSDKGVVEHVTNLSALRG; encoded by the coding sequence ATGAGAGGACAGCGCTTGGAGGTTGTTCCTTTGCTGCTTCAGGATCATATTATTAAACTAACTATTCCAATTGCGCTTGTTTGTGTGCTCTTTTTTGGATACACGCCGCTGTCTTTTTTATTGATTGCGTACTACTTATTAGCAGCATTTGTGCACCACTATGTTAGACATATGGAGCAGCATATAATTGTTCATGACAGTGCGCGAGCCATGCGTCTATTTCCAAATGAATCAGGTGTAATTAGCATTGTCATAGAAAACCGTGCTAAGCTGCCGCTTGTGAACGGTTCGTGCATGTTTCGAACGGATGCCAAACTACAATCTGAAACAAGTGCCCATCATGTATCCGAAAACATGATTTCCTTTCCTTTCGTGCTAGGTGCACATGCACGTCAGCAATGGGATTTTACGTTTACAGCAGTAAAACGAGGAGCCTATCACATAAAACGTTTAGAGTGCATCGTCAGTGATCCATTTCACCTGACGCACATCCACCTGCCAACCATACATAAACTGAAAACAGAAATTCTTGTGTACCCAGCATTGCAAACAGTAAATGGTTTGCAGCAGCTTCATCAAGAAACATCCGGTACTTATAAGACAACGTTGTCCTATTATCGTGACGAAGCAGAATTGCTAGGCATAAAGCCGTATGAACGAGAGTCGTTTCGCTCTATTCACTGGAAGGCCTCTGCAAAAACGCAACAACTACAGGCAAAAGTATATCAGCCTGTACGCAATTTGTCTTGGAGCATTTGTTTATGCTTAGCTTCAAGCCGTGCGGTAGGCTGGAAAGCAAACATGGAAGAGTTGATTTCTTATACAGCTTATATATGCAAATACGCAGCTGAGAAGAAAATTCCCTTTGAACTATTCATAAGTGTGATGACAGAAAAAGGGCCGGTTCATATCTCTATGAAGGAAGGGATTCCAAATGTAGTACTGGCTTTAGAAGACCTAGCTCGCCTTTCGCAAGAGCATGTCTTGATTCAAGGAAACCGCTTTGTTCACTACTATATGAGCAAACGCGAACCGTCTGCGACTCTTATTTTTGTAGGAGTAAACAAGGAACACATACCTGCTACTCCTGCATCAATGTATATTGTTTCCGATAAAGGAGTGGTGGAGCATGTTACCAACCTATCTGCGCTACGCGGCTAA
- a CDS encoding DUF4018 domain-containing protein → MLPTYLRYAANAILLILLSLQLRLPIAEVLLFLTLSSVLYILVARFKRLFVVVCMMQFATAVYVFPIIDGALLVCAYLVLVLKQDKTPKEMLLYTAGIPVIATFLHMEIASIESWLLLLLQGILTLVWTSHNHKQSMARLLIIVGVSVISFGLLLLLPYIRFVLAHIMGLLAYGAGDILKPLFEWLQLNAGSEVEEAAEKMKAGTPKWAEGVTQTNTSVTDWIYILAVVVVLSVISYICIRLMRKKQWHGVQLETAMAADSFVHMPNKRVPIKAPASPIRKQIFTLEKELREPFGRKRGETLESWLTRLEKEELIGNKHLLLIAYNTARYHDKHDVTLVKPLQQEIKQILKRQKHILKNKQQS, encoded by the coding sequence ATGTTACCAACCTATCTGCGCTACGCGGCTAATGCTATTTTACTTATCCTGCTTAGTCTACAGCTACGTCTACCTATTGCAGAGGTATTACTGTTTCTAACACTAAGCAGTGTTTTGTACATACTAGTCGCAAGGTTTAAACGTTTATTTGTCGTTGTATGTATGATGCAATTCGCAACGGCTGTATATGTTTTTCCTATTATAGACGGAGCTTTGCTTGTATGTGCTTATTTAGTTCTCGTTCTAAAACAGGATAAAACACCAAAAGAAATGCTCTTGTATACGGCAGGCATTCCTGTAATCGCTACCTTTTTGCATATGGAGATTGCATCTATAGAGTCGTGGCTGTTACTCCTTTTACAAGGGATTTTAACCCTTGTATGGACGAGTCATAATCATAAGCAAAGTATGGCTCGACTGCTCATTATAGTGGGAGTTTCTGTAATCTCTTTCGGCTTACTCTTGCTCCTTCCCTATATTCGGTTTGTACTTGCACATATTATGGGTTTACTGGCATATGGGGCGGGGGACATATTAAAGCCTTTGTTTGAGTGGTTACAATTAAACGCGGGCAGTGAGGTAGAAGAAGCTGCTGAAAAGATGAAAGCAGGAACGCCAAAATGGGCAGAAGGTGTTACGCAGACAAACACTTCTGTCACCGACTGGATTTATATTTTAGCAGTGGTAGTGGTGTTATCAGTAATTAGTTATATCTGTATTCGCCTGATGAGAAAAAAGCAATGGCATGGCGTGCAGCTAGAAACGGCAATGGCCGCTGACTCCTTTGTACATATGCCTAATAAGCGTGTTCCTATCAAAGCACCTGCATCGCCTATTCGGAAACAAATCTTTACGCTTGAAAAAGAACTTCGAGAACCGTTCGGGCGCAAGCGCGGCGAAACCTTAGAAAGCTGGCTAACGCGCTTAGAAAAAGAAGAACTTATAGGCAATAAACACCTGCTGCTTATAGCCTATAACACAGCTCGTTATCATGATAAGCACGACGTGACGCTAGTAAAGCCACTACAACAAGAAATAAAGCAAATATTGAAGCGGCAAAAGCACATTCTTAAAAACAAACAACAATCATAG